The genomic segment gcgagatcacaatttttcccgttctgatgttcgaacactgtgaacattaataactgaagctctcgatttgtatctgcgtgaattTATGCATCAAGCgaccggctgattagagaactgcatcaaacagcaggtggatgtaggggtgttcctagtaaagtggccggtgagtgtacaccaTCCGTAATGTCAACATATAAACTGCTTTCTCAAAAGGGCTTTTgagtatttttttcttcttctaaaaaaaagTCGAATAGCTCTTAGATATTGTTCACCTTACGCACACAAACAAAACAGTGTTTCAGAGTTCAACAACCTCCACAGTAAAGTTTCTAAAAGTGCATCACATCAAGACAGCCATGCAGCGACACATTACTGTTCATGTGTTTGTGTATTAATAACTCTATTCATTCTTTATTCttcatgtatttatatatttttattattattattattattaataatattatttattattttagaaAAACAGAATCAGAGGTTCAGCTATTGATGGTTAATAATGATAGTTAAAAGCTCAGACGCCCGAAAGAGGCAAGACGCCAGGACGCAATTACAGACACCAGTACTGCTCAGCCTTCGCCTCTCTCACACAGAATTCACGTGGAGATTAGAGAGAACAACTGACAGTGTGGCATTTTGGGTGAATGTTTGGCCAGTGGGTTAGAGATTAGACTAAATTATCTTATTTGAAATGAAGATTATGGTATTTTGTTTGGCCGTCAGTGGGCATTTGGGCATTTGGGTGAGGTATGGGTACTTCGGGGTATAGATTAGAGTATTTAATGCCCAGAAAAAGTTATTCGATTTGGATTTTATGTACAGATTATGCAAACAGAGTAGAAAGTAATGCATTTTGGATTTGTTATTAGCTCTGGGCGGTCTTGATGTTGGAGATTGGACTCCTTTGTGGTGCTTTGGGTTTGGAGTGAACGTTAAAATATTTGGGTTGACATCAAGGTATTTCGGTGCAGATTATGGTACATGGGTggaaattaaagtatttgatttaTTGGCACATTTTGGTTTTCTTTTAGGCCATTTTGGTGGATTTTAGAATATTTTGTTCAGAGATTAGTCCATATTAGTGGAGATTAAGGTATTTTGGCAGAGATTATACAGTAATTTGGGTGGAGATTATGAGATTTGCATGAAGATTAGCCAAACTGGAAGTAGATTTAAGCATTTTAGATGTACATTAGTGTATCTGTGTGGTGATTAGGGTATTCTGGGTGGGATCTGTGGTAGTTTGGTGGAGATCTGTGGCATTTGGGTGGAGATTATGATATTTTGGGTGGATATTAGGGTATTTTGGTGGAGATCTGTGGTATTTGGGTGGAGATTAGGGCATTTTGGGTGGATATTAGGGTATTTTGAGTGGGATCTGTGGTATTTGGGTGGAGATTAGGGCATTTTGGGTGGATATTAGGGTATTTTGGTGGAGATCTGTGGTATTTGGGTGGAGATTAGGGCATTTTGGGTGGATATTAGGGTATTTTGGTGGAGATCTGTGGTATTTGGGTGGAGATTAAGATGTTTTGCCTGGAGATTgggatattttggctggaaatgaTGGTATTTTGGGTGGGATCTGTGGTATTTTGTGTGGAGATTAGGGCATTTTGGGTGGGATCTGTGGTATTTTATGCAAAGATTATGATATTTTTGTGGAGATCTGTGGTATTTGGGTGGAGATTAGGATGTTTTGGCTGAAGACTTGGGTATTTTGAGTGGGATCTGTGGTATTTTGCATGTGGATTAGGGCATTTTTGGTGCATATTAGGGTATTTTGGGTAGGATCTGTGGTATTTTGATGGAAATTAGGATGTTTTGGCTGGAGATTGGGGTATTTGGGCTGGAAATTAAGGTATTTTTGGTGGGATCTGTGGTATTTTATGcagagattattatttttttgtggagaTCTGTGGTATTTGGGTGGAGATTAGGATGTTTTGGCTGGAGATTGGGGTATTTTGGGTGGGATCTGTGGTATTTTGGTGGAGATTAGGGTATTTTGGGTGGGGGTTAGTATATTTGGGTGAAAGAGTTTGGAGATTAGAGAAATAAGTAAATCTTTTTTGTCATGTTGTACATAAATCTCATCTCTTCTTCTTCAGCTCAGATCTTCATAATGTCAGCAGGGTGGAGTTTTCAGCTACAGGTTTCGTTTTGCCGCCCTCGCATTCCTCAGCCTGAGCGAAATCGAATGTCAGTGGCTCCAAACTTCCTCCCATGCTCATGTAGAGTGTCTCCCACTCGCTCAGGCCCAGAGAGGCGCTTAGGTCGATGTCAGGTACCAGCAGGTCCATGTCATCCTCACTGTACTCCATTTTGGTTCCAAGCTCGTCCTTGATGTCGATGTAGGGCTCCAACTCGGCGCTGGAGCACAGCAGCACGTCCGAATCTCCTGAGATCACGGGCTCCTGGTGGACAGGAACAGGAGAGGTGCCCATCTTCTCTAGATTGACAGACGAActctgaaaaaagagagagaacagCGCTGTCTGAGAACTTTCAGTGTGATAGTTACAGCGTTATCGCGGTATATAAAACTGTACGTTatagttggtggatttcctcaataTTTGATTTCAGTAAATTCATTTTCTAGGCTGATTAGTCACCAATTTACTGTCTGACAGCTTTATGGGGTTTTTGTTTTACAGTAAGatgaactttcttcttctttttaaacAGGTTCTGGGTTTTTCTAGAAACATTTAATGACGTTTAGTGGAGGGGAAAATTCACTGCAACTGATTGTTTTATTCTGAAATGATAATATAATATAAGTGTAAAATTATTTAATCCATTATGAAATTTTACTTGCAAGTTCAGGTTTGAAGTTCGAGTCTTATTCCGTTGCTGGATGACGTTGTTTTAAGTGTTTATTTCTAGAAACAAAACAATGAGCTGctaatagatcattaacatgaccgtTTAAAACTTGGAATTAGtaaacttgtaaaaaaaaaaaaggctgaattattttatttataatttcataatgagaaatattagataaattccCCTACAACATATCATAGATATCATTTTGCTCGGTTTAAACTGTTAAAGAAAACAGATAAATGATTAAGATAGACACAGGGGACCCTGAACACCGTgttcagcgctcgaaactaacggtgtcccgatgtcccggggaccataaaaaatgtcatcgggacacaaaattatcatatctgggacaatcccgggacaatggaaaaaaatagatctagaaaaaaagttctacattaaaggtgcagtacaagattttggaataacggttcccgcaagccatattttgaaaagaaacactcccacccccccgcgtctccacccccctcccccttataaagcctggctttataatgggtgtctattgcgttacacaccagtgcagctcgttaagttagagtgtagagagcttggaaaaatagctcaaactttctcatttaaactgtgttttcagccccaattttcactccacacacacaattttctcaaaagtagtagccacacttgtcctgattcacacaatgtgtctacctgagcgataggatttactgtttttgaatgagaagcctgaaagtaacgagagcacagccgcgcagccccatagactcccattataaacgtggcagaaaagtcactcgtttttaactcgctctagtgacctcattttttacactacagacaaaaaaatttacatccgtgtgttcaggagagccttgtggcactcactgtgaaagaattttgtgaacatctccttccgttttcgtgtaaatccccgttgtttggagggagcgcactgagagaatcctgcgctctgtgcgacactctgctcgctctctcacacacacagaagggccgggctgctcgcgggcttcagtctgattgacgtgtcagtatccaatcattttgaggtggtacctcgatatgattggatggcgtttttcctttattttacactgtagactggattaaaatatttcgttttttgggtcaaaccttctattgtactgcttgcaacatgggtgtgcatttcatccattgatggtatggctgatggctttcaaaacatctctgaatggggcaacaggtatattacataaaaatggataacggtaatggtgaaaatgataagttggccttataagtgccaacagatattcaaggtataagtagatgaaatgaacataaaaggggtcttattttcaactaaagtgtactgcagatgtagggagttgaaacattttctgaatgagctagttggccccttttaaataaacgggtatctattcatacagtgagatcgccaaagtttaataaactgaaaatgcaataactgtaattttgaagtagatgatgtattggacatgtgtcacttgtgttttgtgacttattgtaaaaacgatataaagggttcaaaatcgcatagttacaaatataatagtaacttcatatgataatattaaccactggttatttcagagaggaaaaaaatggggacactattgcttccattcgggacaatacaacacagaattcgggaccactgggggacacaaagaaaaaaagttaatttcgagccctgaccgTGTTTGGTGAAATGTTTCGTGTAATTTCTGACACTAAAATAAATTCTAACCAAAGTTAAATCTCTAATGACTGTGGAGGTCAGGTGTTTCATGTAAACAGACAGGTGAGATATTAAAAAGGCTTATTTCTtgagataaacaaacaaacaaataaaatgatcaTTTAAATGCTTAATTTACTTTTCTAACTCCTCCCCATCATATAACTCCTCCCTGTCCGTTTCCCGTTCACATGTCTGTGTTTATCAGAGCGTGTTGAAGATGTACAGATTTACTGTACCAACCAAAGCTGATGTGCTGTGGAGAACtggagactttttctgagttgtcTCATCAGGAAGCTGCTTttcctttttctcttcttcctcttttttctCCTTTCCCTCCGTCTCAGTGGGGATTTTGCAGTGTGGTTTGTGGGACATGAGCAGAAGCTCCAGCTGCTCTTTCTCCTTCATCAGACCGCTGATCTCAGCCTCCAGAGCAGCTTTCTCCTCCTCCAGACTGTCTGTCTcctgtacaacacacacacacacacacacacacacacacacacacgttatacaCCGCTGAAGCTCTACTTTACTGTCTgacagaacacacacactgagagaacacacacacacacacacacccacgttATACACCGCTGAAGCTCTACTTTACTGTCTgacagaacacacacactgagagaacacacacacacacacacacacacacacggtttaaTGTCAGACATTATTTAATGCATGCAGAGACAAATTAATTTACAGACAGACTGACCGACAGAGAGACAGACCAACAAACAGACATAtgcacagacagatggacagacagacagacatgtgcACAGACAGATATACAGGCATAAAGgagtacagacagacagaccaacagacagacatttggacagacagacacagacgtaTATGCAAACAGATGTGCAGACAGACAGGAGTACAGATAGACAGACATGTgcacagacagagaaacagacagaccaacagacagacagacagaccaaacAATAGACATATGGACAGTCAGACACACAGACATATACAAAGACAGATGTACAGACAGACAGGAGTGCAGATAGACAGATGTGCACAGACAGATgtacagacagagaaacagacagacatgcACAGACAGATGTACAGGCAGACAGGAGTACAGACAGATAGGCAGACACACAGATATATATACGCAGACAGAtgtgcagacagacagatggacagacaggagtacagatagacagatagagaaATAGACATATATACACAGACAGATGTACAGACAGACGTGTGCACAGACAGATGTACAGACAGATGAACAGACAGATGTACAGGCAGACAGGAgtacagacagagaaacagacagacatacaAACAGACAGATgtgcagaaagacagacagacaggagtacagacagagaaacagacagatatatacacagatatatatacacagacagatgcacagacagacagagaaacagacagatatATACACAGACAGATGTACAGACAGACGGAGAAACAGACAGATATATACACAGACAGATGTACAAACAGACAGACGTGCACAGACAAATGTACAGACAGAGGAACAGACAGGAATACAGACAGACATATATGCAGACAGAtgtgcagagagacagacaggagtacagacagagaaacagacatatatatatatatatatatatatatatatatatatatatatatatatatatatatatatacagacagatatatacacagacagacaggaatacagacagacagacatatacGCAGACAGATGTgcaaacagacagacaggagtacagacatacagacagatagacagatataTACACAGACAGATGTACAGACAGGAAtacagagagacatacacacagacagaTGTGCAGACAGAGGAACAGACAGgaatgcagacagacagacatatatgcagacagacatgcagacagacagatgtaCAGACAGACAGGAGTACAGATAGACAGATGTGCACAGACAGACCAACAGACAGACATatgcacagacagacaggagTACAGACAGACAGTATTTAGGCTTAAAATCGGATGTGTGTGGGCTCGTTGGAAAGGTCTCAGCGAGGCTGAGGTCCCTGTAAAATCTGGTGTCCCTGGGCAGCGGGGTTCATGAGTTACAGGCCCCAAAGCGCAGATCCGTGGATGGATGGGGCTGTGTGTTGTACAGACAGACAGgagtacagacagacagacaggagtacagacaggcagacagacaggagtgcagacagacagactcacGGCCTGCAGACTGTCGGTCAGTTGGCGTCGGCGGTTTCTGCACTTTGCAGCTGCgagtttgtttctctctctccggagtctcttcctctcctcctcctctggAGACAGCTGTGTGGCAGAAATAGAAGAGAATTCTCTGAAATGTTACAGTGAGAGTGTGTTCAGGACctgtaaggttttttttaatatattatcCTCTTACAGCAGATGCTTTTAGAACATTGCAGGAACGTTATTTTTGGAACTTTTTGTGAATTTGGTGAACCAACTGAGTGTTCTAATAACGTCCTCTGGgatgagtagagagagagagagacgggaacatGGGGTGCGAGAGGGTTCATGAGGAAGCGGTGTGGAGCGTTATGACTATTATGGGATGTTGCGTGGTTTGTATGTGAGTAACGATCTCCACACCTGAATAA from the Neoarius graeffei isolate fNeoGra1 chromosome 2, fNeoGra1.pri, whole genome shotgun sequence genome contains:
- the si:ch211-153j24.3 gene encoding protein c-Fos — protein: MPKTGSPSCGQLSDKEALGQSSDDGPFVPTVTAIATAPDLKWMVLSTDISSVGPCSGDKQKKTHTPQKKTEPEPGPGFSVGRRKAQKEQLSPEEEERKRLRRERNKLAAAKCRNRRRQLTDSLQAETDSLEEEKAALEAEISGLMKEKEQLELLLMSHKPHCKIPTETEGKEKKEEEEKKEKQLPDETTQKKSPVLHSTSALSSSVNLEKMGTSPVPVHQEPVISGDSDVLLCSSAELEPYIDIKDELGTKMEYSEDDMDLLVPDIDLSASLGLSEWETLYMSMGGSLEPLTFDFAQAEECEGGKTKPVAENSTLLTL